AACACGGGGCAGGCGCCCGGTGGGCCGCGGCAGAACGCCGGATCATCCAGGAAGACCGGGCAGCCGGAACCGCCCGGAACGCCGACACGAACACCCCCGCGGTGCGGGGCCGAGCTGGGGGAGGCCATGCGCTTTCGCGGGAAGTCCATCCGCAGGAAGATCGTGGCGTTGCTCCTGGTGCCGCTCGCCTCCCTCACGGGCCTCTGGGTCTTCGCCACCTACGTCACCGGCCGTGAGGCCGGCGAGCTGATGGGCGCCAGTGCCATCGTGGAGCAGGTCGGCCACCCGCTGGAAGACACCATCCGCGCCGTCCAGGGCGAACGGCGCCAGACGCTCGTCTTCCTCGCCGATCCACGGGCCTCCGACGCCCTCCCCCTTCTGCGCCGTCGGCGCGCCGTGACCGACAGGGTCGTGGCCGACGTCAGGCAGAGCGCGAGGAGCACGGACGTCCGGGACAAGCTCAGCCCGGATTCGGAGGCCCAGCTCGACTCGATCCTCGGCGAGATCGACGGCCTGGACGCGCTGCGCGGGTCCGTCGAGAGGCGCACCATCGACCGGACCAGGGCCCTCGCCTTCTACAACGGCCTCGTCGACCCCTGCTACCGTTTCCTCAACGGTCTCCACACGATGGAGAACGTCTCGATGGACAAGCAGGTCCGGGCGCTGGTCGGCATCTCCCGGGCCCGCGAGATGCTCTCCCGCGAGGACGCGCTGATCGCTTCGGGCCTCATCGCGGGACGCCTCGGCGCACCCGAACTCCGCGTCGTCTCCGACCTCGCCGCCAGCCGCAAGCTCCTGTACGAGGTCAACCTCGAGCTCCTGCCGGCCAGTGAACGCACGCGCATGGAGCAGTACTGGGGCAGCCCCGACACCGAACCGCTCCGGACGACGGAGCAGAAGCTCATCGCCGCGGGGCCGATCACCGAGCCGGGCGCCGTCGACTCCGCGCGCTGGGAGGAAGTCGCCCCGCCGGTCCTGGAGCGCCTGGCCAACGACGGCACCGAGATGTCCAACCGCTTCCAGGACCGCGCGGAACCCGCCGGCTACCGCGTCCTGATCCGGGCAGGTGGCGCCGGAGTCCTCGGATTCGTCGCCCTGCTCGTCTCGGTCTTCGTCTCCGTGCGCGTGGGACGCGAGCTCGTCCGTGACCTCTCCCGGCTGCGCAAGGACGCCCACGAGGTGTCCGGGGTGCGGCTGCCCAGCGTCATGCGGCGGCTGGCCGCGGGTGAACAGGTCGACGTCGAGACCGAAGCCCCCCACCTCAGCTACGAGCGCGACGAGATCGGCCAGGTAGGACAGGCGCTCAACACTCTGCAGCGGGCCGCCGTCGAGGCCGCGGTCAAGCAGGCGGACATGCGTCGCGGGGTGTCCGAGGTCTTCGTCAACCTCGCACGCCGCAACCAGGTGCTCCTGCACCGCCAGCTGACGCTCCTGGACACCATGGAGCGGCGCACCGAGAACGGCGACGAGCTCGCCGACCTCTTCCGCCTCGACCACCTCACCACCCGCATGCGCCGCCACGCGGAAGGCCTCGTGATCCTCTCCGGGGCGGCCCCGTCCCGGCAGTGGCGCAAGCCGATCCAGCTGATGGACGTGGTGCGGGCGGCGGTCGCGGAGGTGGAGGACTACGAGCGCATCGAGGTCCGCCGCCTGCCCCGCATCGGTGTCGGCGGCCCGGCCGTGGCCGACCTGACCCACCTCATCGCCGAACTGCTGGAGAACGCCACGGTGTTCTCACCCCCGCACACCGCTGTCCAGGTGCACGGTGAACGGGTCGCCAACGGATTCACCCTGGAGATCCACGACCGAGGCCTCGGCATGGCGCCGGAGATCCTCCTCGACGCCAACCTGAGGCTCGCGGAGACGCCCGACTTCGAGCTCTCCGACACCGACCGGCTCGGCCTCTTCGTCGTCAGCCGGCTCGCCCAGCGGCAGAACGTCAGGGTGTCGCTGCAGACCTCGCCGTACGGAGGGACGACCGCGGTCGTCTTCATCCCGGCGCAGCTGCTCACCGACGCCCCCGACACCCACGGCACCGGCTTCCGCCTCGACCGGCGGGCCGAGAAGGCGATAGGCGGCGGTCGGCCGGGCAGGAACGCGCCCGGCAGCGACAAGGCCCGCAGGGACGGCATCGCGGACACGGACGTCCCGGGCAGGCCCTCGGGGCTCTCCCCGGTCCCCACCGGTCTCACCGACCCGTCCGTGCTGGACGGCCCCGTCGAACTCGAAGGCCCGGTGGGCACACTCGGGTTCACCGACCCGGCACGGGACAGGGAGCTCGATCCGGCCCTCGGTCCCGTCCTCGACGGCGTGTCCGACCTGGAGGACACCGAGAGCGAGCGAGGCGGCATCTTCCGGGCCCGCGACCTGCGCCGTGAGGCCGACCGGGAGCAGCACCAGCAGGCGTCCGACGGCCGCTCCGCGGACGTCCGGCCGATGCGGCCCGCCGGACCCGTCCCCCTGCCGCGCCGCAAGCCGCCGACACTCGTCAGCGACCAGGGACGCCGCATCGGCGACGGGGGCCGTTCCCACCACGGCACGACCGACGGGCTCCCCCAGGGCACAGGCCCGGGCGGGACGGCCGCGGAGCCCGGTCCGGGAGCGTCCACGGCCGACGAGCCCCCGGTACGGCTCCGGTCCGCACCCCGGCCGGCGGCCCCGGACACGATCGGCGGCCTCCCGCGCAGGGTCCGGCAGGCCAGTCTCGCCCCACAGCTCCGGGAGGACTCCGCAGGACGGACTTCCGGTCACGCCCCCGCCGACACCGACGACGACCTCGAACGTGACGCGGACGAAGTACGCAATCGCATGGCCTCGCTACAACGCGGCTGGCAGCGCGGCCGTC
The DNA window shown above is from Streptomyces sp. Alt3 and carries:
- a CDS encoding sensor histidine kinase; protein product: MRFRGKSIRRKIVALLLVPLASLTGLWVFATYVTGREAGELMGASAIVEQVGHPLEDTIRAVQGERRQTLVFLADPRASDALPLLRRRRAVTDRVVADVRQSARSTDVRDKLSPDSEAQLDSILGEIDGLDALRGSVERRTIDRTRALAFYNGLVDPCYRFLNGLHTMENVSMDKQVRALVGISRAREMLSREDALIASGLIAGRLGAPELRVVSDLAASRKLLYEVNLELLPASERTRMEQYWGSPDTEPLRTTEQKLIAAGPITEPGAVDSARWEEVAPPVLERLANDGTEMSNRFQDRAEPAGYRVLIRAGGAGVLGFVALLVSVFVSVRVGRELVRDLSRLRKDAHEVSGVRLPSVMRRLAAGEQVDVETEAPHLSYERDEIGQVGQALNTLQRAAVEAAVKQADMRRGVSEVFVNLARRNQVLLHRQLTLLDTMERRTENGDELADLFRLDHLTTRMRRHAEGLVILSGAAPSRQWRKPIQLMDVVRAAVAEVEDYERIEVRRLPRIGVGGPAVADLTHLIAELLENATVFSPPHTAVQVHGERVANGFTLEIHDRGLGMAPEILLDANLRLAETPDFELSDTDRLGLFVVSRLAQRQNVRVSLQTSPYGGTTAVVFIPAQLLTDAPDTHGTGFRLDRRAEKAIGGGRPGRNAPGSDKARRDGIADTDVPGRPSGLSPVPTGLTDPSVLDGPVELEGPVGTLGFTDPARDRELDPALGPVLDGVSDLEDTESERGGIFRARDLRREADREQHQQASDGRSADVRPMRPAGPVPLPRRKPPTLVSDQGRRIGDGGRSHHGTTDGLPQGTGPGGTAAEPGPGASTADEPPVRLRSAPRPAAPDTIGGLPRRVRQASLAPQLREDSAGRTSGHAPADTDDDLERDADEVRNRMASLQRGWQRGRRQNAEDVTGPGETAPGTTPGGDGR